One genomic region from Argentina anserina chromosome 2, drPotAnse1.1, whole genome shotgun sequence encodes:
- the LOC126784909 gene encoding uncharacterized protein LOC126784909 — MAAGNEEWRKMADTHKMSPEEVKRAGVEGSKRPPGHNPGGILHQRRSLPFSTTGMFLGGFLICTAIGYFTLYTLKKPQASARDVAKVATNMADPGDTKPRTGTSASAVR; from the coding sequence atgGCTGCCGGAAATGAAGAATGGAGGAAAATGGCAGACACCCACAAAATGAGTCCAGAGGAAGTGAAAAGGGCTGGAGTGGAAGGATCAAAAAGGCCACCTGGCCACAACCCTGGGGGTATTCTTCACCAGAGGCGCAGCCTTCCTTTTAGCACCACCGGCATGTTCCTCGGTGGCTTCCTCATCTGCACCGCCATTGGCTACTTCACCCTCTACACCCTGAAAAAACCCCAAGCCTCTGCACGAGATGTAGCCAAGGTTGCCACCAATATGGCCGACCCAGGTGATACAAAACCCAGGACGGGAACCAGTGCTAGCGCTGTCCGTTGA